From one Mya arenaria isolate MELC-2E11 chromosome 4, ASM2691426v1 genomic stretch:
- the LOC128229925 gene encoding uncharacterized protein LOC128229925, with the protein MMLTSLSQELGDRLRPNVCTCFVLVALVTLASAYTPFDSTKGSHELDFKLFRNLWGVYILPKLDRKLDDRQSESDMLQSFGNLADHSIEQRNANRQKRKNFMGMDNMDTMFASLNSKPRVMSVDNSFGNLQNLLRKAGRRRR; encoded by the exons ATGATGCTCACAAGCCTTAGTCAGGAACTCGGTGACCGCCTACGGCCGAATGTTTGCACGTGCTTCGTCTTGGTTGCTCTGGTGACATTGGCGTCAGCATATACCCCATTTGACAGTACGAAGGGCTCACACGAACTCGACTTTAAACTCTTCCGTAATCTGTGGGGTGTATACATCCTGCCTAAACTTGATAGGAAATTAGATGATCGGCAATCTGAAAGTGACATGTTGCAGTCGTTTGGTAATTTAGCAG ATCATTCAATTGAGCAGAGGAACGCTAATCGACAGAAAAGAAAGA ACTTCATGGGAATGGACAACATGGACACAATGTTTGCCTCTCTGAACTCTAAGCCCCGTGTCATGTCCGTGGATAACAGTTTCGGCAATCTCCAGAACCTTCTACGAAAGGCCGGTCGCAGGCGACGCTAG